In Pyxidicoccus trucidator, a single genomic region encodes these proteins:
- a CDS encoding sterol desaturase family protein: MATHTIPERVATFREEYRRKYVGARYSGRAHFAFTSVGSLAAIGFSLSRLEAVRPLEWLTVPAVFLLGNVVEFLGHRGPMHHRRRGLRLLFQRHTEQHHRFFTHEALAYESARDVKMVLFPPVLLLFFLGAIATPLAALSFALVSPNVGWLFAASAVGYYLTYEWLHFCHHLPPEHPVARLPLMARLRRHHQTHHDPSKMQRYNFNITVPLSDWLFGTTWRPAAPSGVDHPELPRPRAELEP, translated from the coding sequence ATGGCCACACACACCATTCCCGAGCGGGTCGCCACCTTCCGTGAGGAGTACCGGCGAAAGTATGTAGGAGCGCGCTACTCGGGGCGGGCCCACTTCGCCTTCACCAGCGTGGGTTCGCTGGCGGCCATCGGCTTCTCGCTCTCCCGCCTGGAGGCCGTCCGCCCCCTGGAGTGGCTGACGGTGCCCGCGGTCTTCCTGCTGGGGAACGTCGTGGAGTTCCTCGGCCACCGGGGGCCCATGCACCATCGTCGGCGAGGACTGAGGCTGCTCTTCCAGAGGCACACGGAGCAGCACCACCGCTTCTTCACCCACGAGGCGCTCGCCTACGAGTCGGCCCGCGACGTGAAGATGGTCCTCTTCCCGCCCGTGCTGCTGCTCTTCTTCCTGGGCGCCATCGCCACCCCGCTGGCGGCGCTGAGCTTCGCGCTCGTCTCACCAAACGTGGGCTGGCTCTTCGCGGCCTCGGCCGTGGGCTACTACCTCACCTACGAGTGGCTCCACTTCTGCCACCACCTGCCGCCGGAGCACCCGGTGGCCCGGCTCCCGCTGATGGCGAGGCTGCGGCGTCACCACCAGACGCACCACGACCCCTCGAAGATGCAGCGGTACAACTTCAACATCACCGTCCCGCTCTCGGACTGGCTCTTCGGGACCACCTGGCGGCCAGCGGCTCCCAGCGGGGTGGATCATCCCGAGCTCCCCCGTCCCCGAGCGGAACTCGAGCCCTGA
- the def gene encoding peptide deformylase has translation MARDIVIWPHKVLTSPTKPVTDFGPPLQKLLEEMADSMKEAEGIGIAANQVGEPLRMALVGREDGTSFEIINPQVLEKKEAVTLEEGCLSVPREWEKCPRFHRVKVRYQDRTGEWHEMEAEGRLAHVLQHEIDHLDGHVFVDHLSSLKRTLILGRMQKLQKAKARQKGQD, from the coding sequence ATGGCTCGCGACATCGTCATCTGGCCCCATAAGGTACTCACCTCGCCCACGAAGCCCGTGACGGACTTCGGCCCCCCGCTCCAGAAGCTGCTGGAGGAGATGGCCGATTCGATGAAGGAAGCAGAGGGCATCGGCATCGCCGCCAACCAGGTCGGCGAGCCGCTGCGCATGGCGCTGGTGGGCCGCGAGGACGGCACGTCCTTCGAAATCATCAATCCGCAGGTGTTGGAGAAGAAGGAGGCCGTGACGCTGGAGGAGGGCTGCCTGTCCGTCCCCCGCGAGTGGGAGAAGTGCCCGCGCTTCCACCGGGTGAAGGTGCGCTACCAGGACCGGACGGGCGAGTGGCACGAGATGGAGGCGGAGGGCCGGCTCGCGCACGTGCTGCAGCATGAAATCGACCACCTGGACGGGCACGTCTTCGTGGACCACCTGTCCAGCCTCAAGCGCACCCTCATCCTCGGGCGGATGCAGAAGCTGCAGAAGGCGAAGGCCCGGCAGAAGGGCCAGGACTGA
- a CDS encoding nuclear transport factor 2 family protein — MHPHSQLITDFYSAFQRRDGDAMAACYHPDAEFSDEVFVGLRHAGVTSMWRMLCERGKDLQLTFRDVQADDRTGRAHWDAHYTFGATGRKVINRIDAEFEFRDGKILRHRDRFDFYAWSRQAIGPMGLLLGWTPLLKNKVRSQARGTLDKYMKEHGVQGP, encoded by the coding sequence ATGCATCCGCACTCCCAGCTCATCACCGACTTCTACTCCGCGTTCCAGCGGCGCGACGGCGACGCCATGGCCGCCTGCTACCACCCCGACGCCGAGTTCTCCGACGAGGTCTTCGTCGGCCTGCGCCACGCCGGAGTCACCTCCATGTGGCGCATGCTCTGCGAGCGCGGCAAGGACCTGCAGCTCACCTTCCGCGACGTCCAGGCCGATGACCGCACCGGCCGCGCCCACTGGGACGCGCACTACACCTTCGGCGCCACCGGCCGGAAGGTCATCAACCGCATCGACGCGGAGTTCGAGTTCCGCGACGGAAAGATTCTCCGCCACCGCGACCGCTTCGACTTCTACGCGTGGTCCCGCCAGGCCATCGGCCCCATGGGCCTGCTGCTCGGGTGGACCCCGCTGCTGAAGAACAAGGTCCGCTCCCAGGCTCGGGGAACGCTGGACAAGTACATGAAGGAGCACGGCGTCCAGGGGCCGTGA
- a CDS encoding MarR family winged helix-turn-helix transcriptional regulator, which yields MKPLRLVLDVHRATHRIGLFLDAAEPALDVSQGEAHLLAYLLEVGDTSLGVLHAAFAHKRSTLTSYVDRLEAKRLVRRELRPEDRRSFQVSLTAAGRTLATRVHRRLEALEAAALEGLSARDVEALKKGLTALAEAGEAAPPKRKPRAKGGG from the coding sequence ATGAAGCCGCTCCGCCTCGTCCTGGACGTCCACCGCGCCACGCACCGCATCGGCCTGTTCCTGGACGCCGCCGAGCCCGCGCTGGACGTGTCCCAGGGCGAGGCCCACCTGCTGGCCTACCTGCTGGAGGTGGGGGACACCTCGCTGGGGGTGCTGCACGCAGCCTTCGCCCACAAGCGCTCCACGCTCACCAGCTACGTGGACCGGCTGGAGGCGAAGCGGCTGGTGCGCAGGGAGCTGCGGCCGGAGGACCGGCGCTCGTTCCAGGTGTCGCTGACGGCGGCGGGCCGGACGCTGGCGACCCGCGTGCACCGGCGCCTGGAGGCCCTGGAAGCGGCGGCACTGGAAGGGCTGAGCGCGAGGGACGTGGAAGCACTCAAGAAGGGGCTCACGGCGCTCGCCGAAGCGGGGGAGGCGGCGCCACCGAAACGAAAACCCCGCGCCAAGGGAGGTGGATGA